The Shewanella mesophila genome contains the following window.
TTGACTGCTTGGCACATTAACAGAGGCAAACGCAGTGCACAAGGCATCTATCGCAATCCAAGCCAAGATTGTGCAATCGAGCAACAATGCAGAAATAACGGCACTACAGACAGCTTGATTACCGAACACTTTTCACTACTGATTTAATAATCTAGGATCTTGCCATAGCCGATCTTATCAGTATAATTGCGCCACTGCTTTAGGGGAGTAGCTAACGAGTCTCTATTTGAGTCGCGAGTGAGTATCAACACACTTGGCCATATGCCATGGTACTCACAGCAAAATGAAGGGCTGTAAACGCCGCCACTTTTGCCTGGCAAGACCTAAGCACAGTAACCGCTCAAATTAGGGGGGCGGCGGACTGTGCTTGGATTTTTTGCCCCCTAAGGAACCATCATGGAAGCTTTACTCGCATCAACTTTCACCGTTGCCATTGCCGAAATCGGCGATAAAACTCAACTGTTAGCGCTTATTCTTGCCGCCCGTTTTAAAAATAAAACCGCCATTATTTTGGGTATCTTGCTATCAACATTAGCCAACCACTTTGCTGCTGCCTGGTTTGGGCAATGGGCCATCAATTGGCTAAGTCCAGCGCTGGCCACCTATTCAGTCGCCTTCTCCTTTTTTGCCATTGCCTTATGGGTATTAGTGCCAGATAAGGTCGATAGTGAAGAGAGTCGTTTTTATAAGATGGGTCCTTTAATCGCCACCTTTATTCTGTTCTTTCTGGCTGAAATGGGCGATAAAACCCAAATAGCTACAGTAGTACTGTCGGCCAAATATGATGCTCTCGGTTTAGTCGTCATAGGCACCACCTTAGGCATGATGATCGCCAACGTACCAGTGGTGATCGCTGGACACTTCAGCGCCGATAAATTGCCAATGAAGTGGATCCATCGCGGTTGTGCCGTCTTGTTTGCGCTATTAGGGGTGGCGACGCTATTGGTCTAGGAGCTGGGAGTTACGAGCTAAAGGCCTGAAGCGAGAAGAATACCAAGCAAAAAACCAATGGCTTAGCCATTGG
Protein-coding sequences here:
- a CDS encoding TMEM165/GDT1 family protein, which translates into the protein MEALLASTFTVAIAEIGDKTQLLALILAARFKNKTAIILGILLSTLANHFAAAWFGQWAINWLSPALATYSVAFSFFAIALWVLVPDKVDSEESRFYKMGPLIATFILFFLAEMGDKTQIATVVLSAKYDALGLVVIGTTLGMMIANVPVVIAGHFSADKLPMKWIHRGCAVLFALLGVATLLV